In Polaribacter sp. L3A8, a genomic segment contains:
- the pbpC gene encoding penicillin-binding protein 1C → MKITNYIKRHKKKTILVVVLLIFYVFCLPNKLFTKPTSTVITSNKNELLGALIAKDGQWRFPHNDSVPKKFKTCLIQFEDEHFYEHPGFNPVSIFKALKQNLQAGSVKRGGSTITQQVIRLSRDNRPRTYFEKVKELILATRLEVRASKEKIITYWSSNAPFGGNVVGLDAASWRYFNRKATDLSWAESATLAVLPNAPNLIYPGKNQHRLLAKRNRLLKKLLTKKIIDSLTYELSVLEELPQKPYPLPQITSHLLQKINKKNNGKFVKTTINKKLQIQTNLIVNNHYKQLKNNEIYNISVLVLDVKNRKVLTYVGNSETTPKNQKYVDVIDKPRSTGSILKPFLYAAMLDSGDLLPNMLIADVPTNFGSYHPENFDKKYAGAVSAKLALAKSLNVPTVRMLQSFGLEKFHDYLQKLKLKDLKKNPNYYGLTLALGGAESNLWDLCKSYASIASTVNHYSENSSRYFKNEFCEPTFYADKKIDFGEKSAEKIIFDAASIYLTFESLKDVNRPNASQNWEFFDSSKQIAWKTGTSFGFRDAWAIGTTKDYVVGVWVGNADGEGRPGLVGVQAAAPILFAVFDKLPNSAWFEKPFDEMTEIEVCAKSGYRAAENCEEKTVEFVQNAGLKTKPCPYHVLVNVDASENYQVNTSCERLENIKQKKWFVLPPLMEYYYKDKNPFYKPLPKFRTDCLGADKNVMKFMYPTEKSTIFLPKNFDGKKNELVLKIVHANKDAVLYWYVDKTYLGTTTETHEFGVHLKSGSYLISATDNFGNEIHQQIIIKE, encoded by the coding sequence TTGAAAATAACAAACTACATAAAACGTCATAAAAAGAAAACAATACTAGTGGTTGTTTTGCTGATTTTCTATGTGTTTTGTTTGCCTAATAAATTATTTACAAAGCCAACATCAACCGTAATTACAAGTAACAAAAACGAGTTGTTGGGTGCGTTAATAGCAAAAGATGGGCAATGGCGTTTTCCGCATAACGATTCGGTTCCGAAGAAATTTAAAACCTGTTTAATTCAGTTTGAAGATGAACATTTTTATGAACATCCAGGGTTTAATCCGGTTTCTATTTTTAAGGCATTAAAACAAAATTTACAAGCAGGAAGTGTAAAAAGAGGTGGAAGTACCATTACGCAACAAGTAATTAGATTAAGTAGAGATAATAGACCTAGAACTTATTTTGAAAAAGTAAAAGAATTAATTTTAGCAACGCGTTTAGAGGTTAGAGCATCAAAAGAAAAAATTATAACCTATTGGAGTTCTAATGCGCCATTTGGCGGAAATGTTGTAGGTTTGGACGCAGCATCTTGGCGTTATTTTAATAGAAAAGCTACAGATTTATCTTGGGCAGAATCGGCAACTTTAGCCGTTTTACCCAATGCGCCAAACTTGATTTATCCGGGGAAAAATCAACATAGATTATTAGCAAAAAGAAATCGATTATTAAAAAAGTTACTCACTAAAAAAATAATAGATTCATTAACATACGAATTATCCGTTTTAGAAGAGTTGCCACAAAAACCATATCCGCTTCCACAAATTACATCGCATTTATTGCAAAAAATTAACAAAAAAAATAATGGAAAATTTGTAAAAACTACCATAAATAAAAAGTTGCAAATTCAAACAAATTTAATTGTTAATAATCATTATAAACAATTGAAAAATAATGAGATATATAATATTTCTGTTTTGGTTTTAGATGTAAAAAATAGAAAGGTTTTAACCTATGTTGGCAACTCTGAAACAACGCCAAAAAATCAAAAATATGTAGACGTTATAGATAAGCCTAGAAGTACCGGAAGTATTCTAAAACCATTTTTGTACGCAGCCATGTTAGATAGTGGAGATTTGTTGCCAAATATGTTAATTGCAGATGTACCCACAAACTTTGGAAGTTATCATCCAGAAAATTTTGATAAAAAATATGCTGGAGCAGTTTCGGCAAAATTAGCCTTGGCTAAATCTTTAAATGTGCCAACTGTAAGAATGTTGCAAAGTTTTGGATTGGAAAAATTTCATGATTATTTACAAAAGTTGAAGCTTAAAGATTTAAAGAAAAATCCTAATTACTACGGATTAACATTGGCTTTAGGTGGTGCAGAAAGTAATTTATGGGATTTATGTAAAAGTTATGCATCGATTGCGTCTACGGTAAATCACTATTCAGAAAATTCGAGTAGGTACTTTAAAAATGAATTTTGTGAACCTACTTTTTATGCTGATAAAAAAATAGATTTCGGAGAAAAATCCGCAGAAAAAATAATTTTTGATGCCGCTTCTATTTACCTCACTTTTGAAAGTTTAAAGGATGTAAATAGACCAAATGCAAGTCAGAATTGGGAGTTTTTTGATTCTTCTAAACAAATTGCATGGAAAACTGGTACCAGTTTTGGTTTTAGAGATGCTTGGGCAATAGGAACCACTAAAGATTATGTAGTAGGAGTTTGGGTTGGGAATGCAGACGGAGAAGGAAGACCTGGTTTGGTGGGTGTGCAAGCTGCAGCGCCTATTTTATTTGCTGTTTTTGATAAATTACCAAACTCAGCATGGTTTGAAAAACCTTTTGATGAAATGACAGAAATAGAAGTTTGTGCTAAAAGTGGTTATAGGGCTGCTGAAAATTGCGAAGAAAAAACTGTAGAATTTGTACAGAATGCAGGTTTAAAAACCAAACCTTGTCCATATCATGTGTTGGTAAATGTAGATGCGTCAGAAAATTATCAAGTAAATACTTCTTGTGAACGCTTAGAAAACATCAAACAAAAAAAATGGTTTGTGTTGCCTCCATTAATGGAGTACTATTACAAGGATAAAAATCCGTTTTATAAACCATTGCCAAAATTTAGAACTGATTGTTTGGGTGCGGATAAAAATGTGATGAAATTTATGTATCCAACAGAAAAAAGCACCATTTTTTTACCAAAGAACTTTGATGGAAAAAAGAATGAACTTGTTTTAAAAATAGTACATGCCAATAAGGACGCAGTATTGTACTGGTACGTAGATAAAACATATTTAGGTACAACAACAGAAACACATGAATTTGGGGTTCATTTAAAGAGCGGAAGTTACCTTATTTCTGCTACAGATAATTTTGGAAACGAAATTCATCAACAAATAATAATAAAAGAGTAA
- a CDS encoding MBL fold metallo-hydrolase, whose amino-acid sequence MKIYPIETGNFKLDGGAMFGVVPKTIWQKTNPADNNNLIDMSMRSMLIEDGNRLILVDTGLGAKQSNKFYSYYYLFGDFSLDSSLAKHGFHRDNITDVFLTHLHFDHCGGAIEWNAERTFLQPAFKNAKFWSNDKHWQWATDPNPREKASFFKENINPIKESGQLNFIHSNFKEQIGFDVLFMDGHTEKQMLPMLSYQGKTIVFVADLLPTIGHIPLPYVMGYDTRPLLTLKEKAAFLNQAADKEYYLFLEHDAYNEICTVQHTEKGVRLKNTHKFIDIFN is encoded by the coding sequence ATGAAGATATATCCTATAGAAACTGGTAATTTTAAATTAGATGGTGGTGCAATGTTTGGTGTTGTACCCAAAACTATTTGGCAAAAAACCAATCCGGCAGACAATAATAATTTGATAGATATGAGCATGCGAAGTATGCTTATAGAAGACGGAAATCGTTTAATTCTTGTAGATACAGGCTTAGGAGCAAAACAATCGAATAAATTTTATAGCTATTATTACCTTTTTGGAGATTTCTCTTTAGATTCTTCTTTGGCAAAACATGGTTTTCATAGAGATAATATTACAGATGTTTTTTTAACACATTTACATTTTGATCATTGCGGAGGAGCTATAGAATGGAATGCCGAGAGAACTTTTTTACAACCCGCTTTTAAAAATGCAAAATTTTGGTCTAATGATAAACATTGGCAATGGGCAACAGACCCCAACCCAAGAGAAAAAGCATCTTTTTTCAAGGAAAACATCAACCCTATTAAAGAAAGCGGACAATTAAATTTTATTCACAGTAACTTTAAAGAACAAATAGGTTTTGACGTTCTTTTTATGGATGGCCATACAGAAAAACAAATGTTACCAATGTTGTCTTATCAAGGTAAAACCATTGTTTTTGTAGCAGATTTATTACCAACTATTGGGCACATTCCATTGCCTTACGTTATGGGGTATGATACAAGGCCTTTATTAACCTTAAAAGAAAAAGCAGCATTTTTAAACCAAGCTGCAGACAAAGAGTATTACCTTTTTTTAGAACACGATGCTTATAATGAAATTTGTACGGTTCAGCATACAGAAAAAGGAGTTAGATTAAAGAATACACATAAATTTATAGACATATTTAATTAA
- a CDS encoding S8 family peptidase: MRVLKPIFYVAFAGLVFSSCKSISKIPVPQGATTVLNATAKKGVLSEDELNKWSHADLLTDSIPGMSLEKAYQFLSGKKGVQVVVGVVDSGTDLAHEDLKDVAWINPKEVAGNGIDDDKNGFIDDINGWNFLGSIYKENLEYERIVKDPSIASKEEAKEAKAFYDKKLEGAEKSKLRYEQMLQGITNADDVISKNLNKTDYTKEEVLAIVTEDPALLQGVAIAKQMFSFGLPSLSAAKAELTKLVTSSADLLNGDALKKDYRGAVGDNAYTMDVKVYGNNKTGHSVKDEAHGTHVSGIIAASRNNGIGMNGVANHVKIMAVRAVPDGDEYDKDVALGLRYAVDNGAKVINTSFGKGYSPKKEWVYDAIKYAASKDVLIVNAAGNDGKNIDVERTYPNDSKDLETEISDNVLTIGAMSANYNEKLPANFSNYGKKNVDVFAPGVQIYSTTPENEYKKFSGTSMAAPSTVGVAALIRSYYPKLTASQVKHILMNSGIKINFDVIQPGSQSRENPEGVKVPFADLSVSGRVVNAYNALKMADEMVNGKK, translated from the coding sequence ATGAGAGTTTTAAAACCTATTTTTTACGTAGCTTTTGCTGGTTTAGTTTTTTCTAGTTGTAAATCAATTTCTAAGATTCCTGTTCCACAGGGGGCAACAACGGTACTAAATGCAACCGCTAAAAAAGGAGTGTTGTCTGAGGATGAATTGAATAAATGGAGTCATGCAGACTTACTAACAGATTCAATTCCGGGTATGAGTCTTGAAAAAGCATATCAGTTTCTTTCTGGTAAAAAAGGAGTACAAGTTGTTGTTGGTGTTGTAGATTCTGGAACAGATTTAGCGCATGAAGATCTTAAAGATGTGGCTTGGATTAACCCAAAAGAAGTTGCAGGTAATGGAATTGATGATGATAAAAATGGTTTTATAGACGATATTAATGGCTGGAATTTTTTAGGGAGTATTTATAAAGAAAATTTAGAATACGAAAGAATTGTAAAAGATCCATCTATTGCCAGTAAAGAAGAAGCAAAAGAAGCAAAAGCGTTTTATGATAAAAAACTAGAAGGTGCAGAGAAAAGTAAATTAAGATACGAGCAAATGTTACAAGGAATAACAAATGCAGATGACGTTATTTCTAAAAACTTAAATAAAACAGATTATACTAAAGAAGAGGTTTTAGCTATTGTTACCGAAGACCCTGCTTTATTACAAGGTGTTGCGATTGCTAAGCAAATGTTTAGTTTTGGTTTGCCATCTTTAAGTGCAGCAAAAGCAGAACTTACTAAATTGGTTACAAGTTCTGCAGATTTGTTAAATGGAGATGCTTTAAAGAAAGACTATAGAGGTGCTGTTGGAGACAATGCTTATACAATGGATGTAAAGGTTTATGGAAATAATAAAACCGGTCACTCTGTAAAAGATGAAGCACACGGAACACATGTTTCTGGTATTATTGCTGCAAGCAGAAATAATGGAATAGGAATGAACGGAGTTGCAAATCACGTAAAGATAATGGCTGTTAGAGCTGTACCAGACGGAGATGAGTATGATAAAGATGTTGCTTTAGGTTTACGTTATGCAGTAGATAACGGAGCAAAAGTAATTAACACAAGTTTTGGAAAAGGATATTCGCCTAAAAAAGAATGGGTTTATGATGCTATAAAGTATGCCGCTTCTAAAGATGTATTAATTGTAAATGCAGCAGGAAATGATGGTAAAAATATTGACGTAGAAAGAACGTACCCTAACGATTCTAAAGATTTAGAAACAGAAATTTCTGACAACGTATTAACAATTGGTGCAATGAGTGCTAATTATAACGAAAAATTACCAGCTAATTTTTCTAACTACGGTAAAAAGAATGTAGATGTTTTTGCACCTGGAGTTCAAATTTATTCTACAACTCCAGAAAATGAGTATAAAAAATTTAGTGGAACTTCTATGGCTGCGCCTTCTACAGTTGGTGTTGCAGCGTTAATTCGTTCTTATTATCCTAAATTAACTGCAAGTCAGGTAAAACATATTTTAATGAATTCTGGTATCAAAATTAATTTTGATGTAATTCAACCAGGTTCTCAATCAAGAGAAAATCCAGAAGGAGTAAAAGTTCCTTTTGCAGACTTATCTGTTTCGGGTAGAGTTGTAAATGCCTACAATGCCTTAAAAATGGCAGACGAAATGGTAAACGGAAAAAAATAA
- a CDS encoding T9SS type A sorting domain-containing protein: MKNHLSIRLNFSDFFYLYLFFFVLLSASFSSSAQQHAVTAVYGDNGGFYTSTTAVPVTYDDSNNLLGFTVDGATYSTCVNDATLTANNITFTSGSFVSFPMPASIVYGTNNQELIGVGTNWGGVSQNNSATDYIKTFSPIVPSFFVRDGSNGLELATNFFNIESQVIIYDAIVINQAVSINDAMPDIIVTQTGAPGNTDKFKFIDSAGVIVGAEINVTFGNVAIVGGTDWTIYRVNPSTGTVSNTFGIDTYRDLRVLSINLSDFGITTSNFNQITNFVHTTSGSTDIAFTAYNSDAIKILLPATDLEVSNSMISADDFCAPTTATFTTTITNKSATELSKDFEVDFTIPVGMTVTSNSAVFSESGVSPLSASFNNTNNTWTIDNLSVGESVTLTVNTSVSTASFPISFTATATGVFQPDSDPSNNTQTISEAGEDNDCDGVKDTDDLDDDNDGILDTIEGTGDFDGDGIANYLDLDSDGDGCPDALEATGTVKQTDLDASFVIIGTVNAQGIPTLTEAGAGAGQDIGDSQNGSVLACDTTDTDLDGIIDIIDLDDDNDGVLDTAENASSGNPIADTNKNGIIDYKDPSLSGFVDSNSDDIDDRYDLDLDGIIDQFDTDADGDGCPDALEGGATFTFADVDGNNRLKGDIDGKGIPVVATSNGQLLGSSQDDLVQDSSCSLLPVIISQVYQTASGNAIELTNIGTTTVTNVSLVLFKDLGTASASAILPTADLTIASIPASGSVVIKSVASLPGVTFINNPTELTDANITDFAGGDDTIILSKTVNASAWENRYDVVKNISNTTSLVRIDEITKANTTFTAAEWLSFVDDSIEVVGDSDPIPAIVRHANAPLLSEVKTPINETNCGLGLHRISPTIRTGAAWSNGFPDKSRSVIVRETYTHSTGNLNARILDVQGSNVLSVSDNALIVLNNTNINVNAQIRILGIGQFVQVHDGNRNVTGNGKLLIDQKSEVPNVFRYNYWSSPVVEFIGGNTYRVSEIMKDAGGELTASSIITNINFVGGYDGAATSPIQIASYWIWAYFNSTAGNDWVQLKDTGYLSKGLGYIMKSTGANPQYFTFYGSPIDGDISFNLSANTNSLLGNPYAGTLDGKAFILNNEDTIDGTLYFWEHSGEATDQGHVKGGYEGGYAQLTFSMGTAATSVVEGTSGLTDSYTYTEPTRYIAVGQGFFVLSDTDGGTINFNNKQRSYQAAEPHFFKGQKKKTTDNTLPILKLGIDFTNKDYLKIHRQIGVSFNENHSFAFDYGYESVMIDIQSSDVYWNFDEIDNQKLAIAGVESINDNLKVPLTILVDSNEPLFIRIDELENIDRKIYLLDALENTTRELKEDEMVELELAKGTYKDRFFITFNEANVLSVSDEVLDFSLRVYLDDNSNAISILNNTNLFIENVELFNVLGQQIKTWNPNVVDEKIDLEVGNLSTSIYIVNVKTNKGTFTRKIFKK; encoded by the coding sequence TTGAAAAATCACCTCTCCATACGTCTAAATTTTAGTGATTTTTTTTATCTCTATCTTTTTTTCTTTGTTTTATTAAGTGCCTCTTTTTCTTCGAGTGCACAACAACATGCTGTAACCGCTGTTTATGGCGATAATGGAGGTTTTTATACTTCTACAACGGCTGTGCCTGTAACTTATGATGATTCTAATAATTTATTAGGGTTTACAGTAGATGGTGCTACATATTCTACCTGTGTTAATGACGCAACTTTAACAGCAAATAATATAACGTTTACAAGCGGAAGTTTTGTTTCATTTCCAATGCCAGCCTCTATTGTTTATGGTACTAATAATCAAGAATTAATTGGGGTTGGAACTAACTGGGGTGGAGTTTCTCAAAATAATAGTGCAACAGATTATATTAAAACATTTAGCCCTATTGTTCCTTCATTCTTTGTTAGAGACGGTAGTAACGGTTTAGAGTTAGCAACAAATTTTTTTAATATAGAAAGTCAAGTAATCATATACGATGCTATTGTAATAAATCAGGCGGTAAGTATTAATGATGCGATGCCAGATATTATTGTAACTCAGACAGGAGCTCCTGGAAATACAGATAAGTTTAAATTTATAGATAGTGCAGGTGTTATAGTAGGGGCGGAAATCAACGTTACTTTTGGAAATGTAGCTATTGTAGGAGGAACAGATTGGACTATTTATAGGGTAAATCCTTCTACAGGTACCGTGTCAAATACTTTTGGGATAGATACTTATAGAGATCTAAGAGTTCTATCTATCAATTTAAGTGATTTTGGCATAACAACGAGTAACTTTAACCAAATAACTAATTTTGTACACACTACATCTGGTAGTACAGATATTGCTTTTACGGCATACAATTCTGATGCAATAAAAATATTGCTACCAGCAACAGATTTAGAAGTATCAAATTCAATGATTTCTGCAGATGATTTTTGTGCGCCTACTACTGCTACTTTTACAACAACGATAACTAATAAATCTGCTACCGAATTATCAAAAGATTTTGAGGTAGATTTTACAATACCAGTTGGTATGACGGTAACAAGTAACTCCGCAGTTTTTTCTGAATCAGGTGTTTCTCCTTTATCAGCAAGTTTTAATAATACGAATAATACCTGGACTATTGATAATTTATCAGTAGGAGAAAGTGTTACGTTAACGGTTAATACTTCTGTAAGTACGGCTTCATTTCCTATCAGTTTTACAGCTACAGCAACGGGGGTGTTTCAACCAGATAGTGATCCAAGTAATAATACACAAACAATATCTGAAGCCGGTGAAGACAATGATTGTGATGGTGTAAAAGATACGGATGATTTAGATGATGATAATGATGGTATTTTAGATACTATTGAAGGAACTGGAGATTTTGATGGAGACGGAATTGCTAATTATTTAGATTTAGATAGTGATGGAGATGGTTGTCCGGATGCTTTAGAAGCAACAGGTACTGTTAAGCAAACGGATTTAGATGCTAGTTTTGTAATTATCGGAACAGTAAATGCACAAGGAATACCAACTTTAACAGAAGCTGGTGCTGGAGCAGGACAAGATATTGGTGATAGCCAAAATGGAAGTGTTTTAGCTTGTGATACTACTGATACTGATTTAGATGGAATCATTGATATTATTGATTTAGACGACGATAACGATGGTGTTTTAGATACTGCAGAAAATGCATCTAGTGGAAACCCGATTGCAGATACAAATAAAAACGGAATTATAGATTACAAAGATCCAAGTCTTAGTGGTTTCGTAGACTCTAATTCAGATGATATAGATGATCGATATGATCTTGATTTAGACGGAATTATAGATCAATTTGATACGGACGCAGACGGAGATGGTTGTCCGGATGCTTTAGAAGGTGGTGCTACTTTTACTTTTGCAGATGTAGATGGTAATAATCGATTAAAAGGAGATATAGATGGAAAAGGTATTCCTGTTGTAGCAACTAGTAATGGTCAATTATTAGGAAGTAGTCAAGATGATTTAGTACAAGATTCAAGTTGTAGTTTGCTGCCTGTAATTATTAGTCAAGTTTATCAAACGGCGTCAGGTAACGCAATAGAGTTAACAAATATTGGAACAACAACTGTAACCAATGTCAGTTTAGTTTTATTTAAAGATTTAGGTACTGCTTCTGCAAGTGCTATTTTGCCTACGGCGGATTTAACAATAGCAAGTATACCTGCAAGTGGCTCTGTTGTTATAAAATCTGTTGCATCACTTCCGGGAGTTACTTTTATAAATAATCCTACCGAATTAACAGACGCAAATATTACTGATTTTGCTGGAGGAGACGACACTATAATTCTTTCAAAAACCGTAAATGCCTCTGCTTGGGAAAATAGATATGATGTTGTTAAGAATATTAGTAACACAACATCTTTGGTTCGTATCGATGAAATAACAAAAGCAAATACCACATTTACTGCAGCAGAATGGCTTTCTTTTGTAGATGACTCAATAGAAGTTGTTGGAGATTCAGATCCAATTCCTGCAATTGTAAGACATGCAAATGCGCCGCTTTTATCAGAAGTAAAGACACCAATTAATGAAACAAATTGTGGTTTAGGTTTGCATAGAATAAGTCCAACTATTCGTACAGGAGCTGCGTGGAGTAATGGTTTTCCAGATAAGTCTAGAAGTGTAATTGTTAGAGAAACGTATACACATTCTACAGGTAATTTAAATGCAAGAATATTAGATGTGCAAGGTAGTAATGTGTTAAGTGTTAGTGATAATGCGTTAATTGTTTTAAACAACACGAATATTAATGTAAATGCACAGATTAGAATTTTAGGTATTGGACAGTTTGTGCAAGTACACGATGGTAATCGTAATGTAACCGGTAATGGAAAACTATTAATAGATCAAAAAAGCGAGGTTCCTAATGTGTTCAGGTATAATTATTGGTCATCACCAGTGGTAGAGTTTATTGGCGGAAATACGTATAGAGTTTCAGAAATTATGAAAGATGCTGGAGGTGAGCTTACTGCTAGTTCAATAATTACAAATATTAATTTTGTTGGAGGTTATGATGGGGCTGCTACTAGTCCTATACAAATAGCAAGTTATTGGATTTGGGCTTACTTTAATAGTACAGCAGGTAATGATTGGGTGCAATTAAAAGATACGGGGTATTTATCTAAAGGTTTAGGATATATTATGAAAAGTACAGGTGCGAATCCTCAATATTTTACTTTTTATGGAAGTCCAATTGATGGAGATATTTCATTTAACTTATCTGCAAATACAAATAGTCTTTTAGGAAATCCATACGCAGGTACTTTAGATGGTAAGGCATTTATATTAAATAATGAAGATACAATTGATGGTACGCTTTATTTTTGGGAACATTCTGGAGAAGCGACAGATCAAGGACATGTAAAAGGAGGCTATGAAGGTGGTTATGCCCAATTAACTTTTTCTATGGGTACAGCTGCCACTAGTGTTGTTGAGGGTACAAGTGGGTTAACAGACTCTTACACATATACAGAGCCAACAAGATATATCGCTGTAGGTCAGGGTTTTTTTGTTCTTTCAGATACAGATGGAGGAACCATTAATTTTAATAACAAGCAAAGAAGTTACCAAGCAGCGGAACCTCATTTTTTTAAAGGACAAAAAAAGAAAACAACAGATAATACGTTACCTATTTTAAAGTTAGGGATTGATTTTACAAATAAAGACTATTTAAAAATTCATAGGCAAATAGGTGTTTCATTTAATGAAAATCATTCTTTTGCTTTTGATTATGGTTATGAAAGTGTAATGATAGATATTCAATCATCTGATGTATATTGGAATTTTGATGAAATAGATAATCAGAAATTAGCTATTGCAGGAGTTGAGAGTATAAATGATAATTTAAAAGTACCGCTTACAATTCTTGTTGATTCTAATGAACCTCTTTTTATAAGGATTGATGAATTAGAAAATATTGACCGTAAAATTTATTTATTAGATGCATTAGAGAATACAACTAGAGAATTAAAAGAAGATGAGATGGTGGAATTAGAGTTGGCTAAAGGAACTTATAAGGATCGTTTTTTTATCACCTTTAATGAAGCTAATGTGTTATCTGTTTCTGATGAGGTTTTAGATTTTAGTTTAAGAGTTTATTTGGATGACAATTCGAATGCAATATCAATACTTAACAATACCAATCTTTTTATAGAAAATGTAGAACTATTTAATGTGTTAGGTCAGCAAATTAAAACATGGAACCCAAATGTTGTAGATGAAAAAATAGACTTAGAAGTTGGTAATTTATCAACCTCAATTTATATTGTTAATGTAAAAACGAACAAAGGAACTTTTACACGTAAAATTTTTAAAAAATAA
- a CDS encoding M1 family metallopeptidase, producing the protein MRKIYFLGLSLIMLTSCTVTKNTTSVSKETYWQQHVDYTMDVDVDVNKYQYKGKQTLEYTNNSPDDLDKVFYHLYFNAFQPGSQMDVRSLNIKDPDRRVGDRISKLQPNEIGYIKVNSLKQNGVAVSHETVGTILEVQLNKPIKSGETVTLEMNFDAQVPVQIRRSGRNNKEGVALSMAQWYPKLAEYDFQGWHTPPYIAREFQGVWGDFDVTIHIDKNYTVGGSGNLQNPQEIGHGYQDDSKELNLPKGDKLTWHFKAPNVHDFMWAADPAYIHDVLKMENGIDLHFLYKKDLEEVYLKNWKDLQPKVAELMTYYSAHVGQYPYKQYSVIQGGDGGMEYAMSTLITGKRKFGSLFGVTAHEMAHTWFQFLLASNESLHPWMDEGFTTYISNKAENEILKENKENPHAGSYKGYRTIVAKGYEESLSTHADRYNTNWAYSTASYSKGNIFLSQLEYVIGKENVANGLKKYFTDFSFKHPTPNDIKRSMEKTAGLDLGWYLNEWTQTTHTIDYGVKSVDNKTITLERIGQMPMPMDVDVTYVDGTSESFNIPLEMMRGTKPTTATILKDWGWAMPTYSFTVSKAVKSVTIDKSGLMADINLENNVLEVK; encoded by the coding sequence ATGAGAAAAATTTACTTTTTAGGATTGTCGCTTATCATGTTAACTTCTTGTACGGTTACAAAAAACACAACTTCTGTGTCTAAAGAAACCTATTGGCAGCAACATGTAGATTATACAATGGACGTAGATGTAGATGTAAACAAATATCAATACAAAGGAAAACAGACTTTAGAGTACACAAATAATTCTCCAGACGATTTAGATAAAGTATTTTATCACTTGTATTTTAATGCATTTCAACCAGGATCTCAAATGGATGTTCGTTCTTTAAATATTAAAGATCCAGACAGAAGAGTAGGAGATAGAATTAGTAAATTACAACCTAATGAAATAGGATACATTAAAGTAAACTCATTAAAACAAAATGGCGTTGCAGTTTCTCATGAAACCGTTGGTACAATTTTAGAAGTACAATTAAATAAACCTATAAAATCTGGAGAAACAGTTACTTTAGAAATGAATTTTGATGCTCAGGTTCCTGTTCAAATTCGTCGTTCTGGAAGAAACAATAAAGAAGGAGTTGCGTTATCTATGGCGCAATGGTATCCTAAATTAGCAGAATACGATTTTCAGGGTTGGCATACACCTCCTTATATCGCTAGAGAATTTCAAGGTGTTTGGGGAGATTTTGATGTAACTATCCATATCGATAAAAACTATACGGTTGGTGGTTCTGGAAATTTACAAAACCCTCAAGAAATTGGTCATGGGTATCAAGATGATTCAAAAGAATTAAACTTGCCTAAAGGCGATAAATTAACATGGCATTTTAAAGCACCAAATGTGCACGATTTTATGTGGGCAGCAGATCCTGCATACATTCATGATGTTTTAAAAATGGAAAACGGAATTGATTTACACTTTTTATATAAGAAAGATCTTGAAGAAGTTTATTTAAAAAACTGGAAAGATTTACAGCCTAAAGTAGCCGAATTAATGACGTATTATAGTGCGCATGTTGGTCAATATCCATACAAACAATACTCTGTAATACAAGGTGGAGATGGTGGTATGGAGTATGCAATGTCTACGTTAATTACTGGTAAACGTAAATTCGGGAGCCTTTTTGGCGTAACAGCACATGAAATGGCACATACTTGGTTTCAGTTTTTGTTAGCCTCTAACGAAAGTTTACATCCTTGGATGGATGAAGGTTTTACAACCTATATTTCTAACAAAGCAGAAAACGAAATTTTAAAAGAAAACAAAGAAAATCCACATGCAGGTTCTTATAAAGGATATAGAACAATTGTTGCAAAAGGGTATGAAGAATCTTTGTCTACACATGCAGATAGATACAACACAAATTGGGCGTATAGTACCGCAAGTTATTCTAAAGGAAATATTTTTTTAAGTCAGTTAGAATATGTTATTGGTAAAGAGAATGTTGCAAACGGATTAAAAAAGTATTTTACAGATTTTAGTTTTAAACATCCAACTCCAAATGATATTAAACGTTCTATGGAAAAAACTGCTGGATTGGATTTAGGATGGTATTTAAATGAATGGACACAAACTACACACACCATAGATTATGGAGTAAAATCTGTAGATAACAAAACAATTACTTTAGAGAGAATTGGGCAAATGCCAATGCCAATGGATGTTGATGTAACTTATGTTGATGGGACATCAGAAAGTTTTAACATTCCATTAGAAATGATGAGAGGTACTAAGCCAACAACAGCAACCATTTTAAAAGATTGGGGTTGGGCAATGCCAACATATTCTTTTACAGTTTCTAAAGCTGTAAAATCTGTTACTATTGATAAAAGCGGATTAATGGCTGATATTAATTTAGAGAATAATGTTCTAGAAGTGAAGTAA